The Oncorhynchus kisutch isolate 150728-3 unplaced genomic scaffold, Okis_V2 Okis07a-Okis12b_hom, whole genome shotgun sequence genome includes a region encoding these proteins:
- the LOC116360077 gene encoding vegetative cell wall protein gp1-like, translating into MVAGVPPVPSQPPFPPSPCPPPSPCPHPVPVPIQNLSQPSPLSQPLSQPIPCPNPVPVPIQPLSPSSPCPHPVPVPTQPLSQPIHCPNPVPVPTYSLSHTLFQPYPVPTLSLSQPIPCPNLAPAPAPVPIHPLSQPSHCLHPATVPTQTLSPPSHCPHPVPVPIQPLSQPSHCPHQVPVPIQSLSLPRHCANSSPVPTQPLSPSSHCPNPATVPTRSLSLSSPCPHPVPVPIQPLSPSSPCPNPATVPTQPLSQPSPCPHPATVPIQSLSQPSPCPHPATVPTQSLSPSSRCPHPVPVPTQPLSPSSHCPHPAPVPIQPLSPSSHCPHPVPVPTQPLSPSSHCPHQVPVPIQSLSPPSPCPHPATVPNPSPVPTQSLSPSSPCPHPVPVPTQSLSPSSHCPNPVPVPIQPLSQPSPCPHPATVPTQPLPPSSPCPHPVPVPTQPLSPPSHCPNPAPVPIQPLSHPSPCPHPVP; encoded by the exons atggtggcaggagtgc CCCCCGTTCCCTCCCAGCCCCCGTTCCCTCCCAGCCCATGTCCTCCTCCCAGCCCTTGTCCCCACCCAGTCCCTGTCCCCATCCAGAACCTGTCCCAACCCAGCCCcctgtcccagcccctgtcccaACCCATCCCCTGTCCCAACCCAGTCCCTGTCCCCATCCAGCCCCTGTCCCCATCCAGCCCCTGTCCCCATCCAGTCCCTGTCCCCACCCAGCCCCTGTCCCAACCCATCCACTGTCCCAACCCAGTTCCTGTCCCAACCTATTCCCTGTCCCATACCCTGTTCCAACCTTATCCTGTCCCAACCCTTTCCCTGTCCCAACCCATTCCCTGTCCCAACCTAGCCCCTGCCCCAGCCCCTGTCCCCATCCATCCCCTGTCCCAACCCAGCCACTGTCTCCACCCAGCCACTGTCCCAACCCAGACCCTGTCCCCACCCAGCCACTGTCCCCACCCAGTCCCTGTCCCCATCCAGCCACTGTCCCAACCCAGCCACTGTCCCCACCAggtccctgtccccatccagtcCCTGTCCCTACCCAGGCACTGTGCCAACTCTTCCCCTGTCCCAACCCAGCCCCTGTCCCCATCCAGCCACTGTCCCAACCCTGCCACTGTCCCCACCAGGTCCCTGTCCCTATCCAGTCCCTGTCCCCACCCAGTCCCTGTCCCCATCCAGCCACTGTCCCCATCCAGTCCCTGTCCCAACCCAGCCACTGTCCCCACCCAGCCACTGTCCCAACCCAGTCCCTGTCCCCATCCAGCCACTGTCCCCATCCAGTCCCTGTCCCAACCCAGCCCCTGTCCCCACCCAGCCACTGTCCCCACCCAGTCCCTGTCCCCATCCAGCCGCTGTCCCCATCCAGTCCCTGTCCCAACCCAGCCACTGTCCCCATCCAGCCACTGTCCCCATCCAGCCCCTGTCCCCATCCAGCCACTGTCCCCATCCAGCCACTGTCCCCATCCAGTCCCTGTCCCAACCCAGCCACTGTCCCCATCCAGCCACTGTCCCCACCAGGTCCCTGTCCCTATCCAGTCCCTGTCCCCACCCAGTCCCTGTCCCCATCCAGCCACTGTCCCCAACCCATCCCCTGTCCCAACCCAGTCCCTGTCCCCATCCAGCCCCTGTCCCCATCCAGTCCCTGTCCCCACCCAGTCCCTGTCCCCATCCAGCCACTGTCCCAACCCAGTCCCTGTCCCCATCCAGCCCCTGTCCCAACCCAGCCCCTGTCCCCACCCAGCCACTGTCCCAACCCAGCCCCTGCCCCCATCCAgtccctgtccccatccagtcCCTGTCCCCACCCAGCCACTGTCCCCACCCAGCCACTGTCCCAACCCAGCCCCTGTCCCCATCCAGCCACTGTCCCATCCCAgtccctgtccccatccagtcCCTTAA